Proteins encoded together in one Vigna angularis cultivar LongXiaoDou No.4 chromosome 5, ASM1680809v1, whole genome shotgun sequence window:
- the LOC128196682 gene encoding uncharacterized protein LOC128196682 encodes MACLVLFDSGATHSFVSEACMERLGLVVKELQCDLVVSTLASRLVRTSIVCSKFLIEVEGRRFRVNLICLPLQGLEVILGMDFLSTNRILIDCGNKELIFPSEGEDISLSIVVLRQDIMEGASCFLVMSHMEATQESDHSSHENQSVDLLVVNNFMDVFPKEVLGLPPPQEVEFSIDLVSGARPISIAPYRMALVELAELKKQIEELLEKQFI; translated from the coding sequence ATGGCTTGTTTGGTgttgtttgattcgggggcgacACATTCATTTGTGTCCGAGGCTTGCATGGAGAGATTGGGTTTGGTAGTCAAGGAGCTTCAGTGTGATCTGGTGGTTTCTACACTAGCATCTAGGTTGGTCAGGACGTCTATAGTATGTTCTAAATTTCTTATTGAGGTTGAAGGGCGTAGGTTCAGAGTGAACCTTATCTGCTTACCTCTACAAGGGCTAGAGGTAATCTTGGGAATGGATTTTCTGTCTACCAATCGCATCCTTATCGATTGTGGTAACAAGGAGTTGATATTTCCTAGCGAAGGTGAAGATATCTCCTTGTCGATAGTTGTGTTGAGACAAGACATAATGGAAGGTGCCAGTTGTTTCTTGGTCATGTCGCATATGGAAGCAACTCAGGAGTCAGATCATTCATCTCACGAGAATCAGAGTGTAGACCTTTTAGTCGTGAACAACTTCATGGATGTTTTTCCTAAAGAAGTTCTTGGTTTACCTCCTCCGCAAGAAGTGGAGTTCTCCATTGATCTGGTCTCAGGAGCAAGGCCAATATCTATAGCCCCTTATCGGATGGCTCTAGTTGAGTTGGCTGAGttgaagaagcagattgaagagttgttAGAGAAACAGTTTATCTAG